A single genomic interval of Polaribacter vadi harbors:
- a CDS encoding heavy-metal-associated domain-containing protein — MKKIFITLIVILVGFTIQAQEIKKDKNAKVSIKVDGICGMCKKRIETAALKTKGVKFALWSPTTHQLNLIMDERKTDLKAIQDNILDVGHDILLEDDKKIIAKDEAYNSVHPCCKYRDEEIIKTHEGELKKVKKQE, encoded by the coding sequence ATGAAAAAAATATTTATAACATTAATAGTGATCTTGGTAGGTTTTACAATACAAGCTCAAGAAATAAAAAAAGATAAAAATGCAAAAGTATCTATAAAAGTAGATGGTATTTGTGGCATGTGTAAAAAGCGAATAGAAACTGCAGCTTTAAAAACTAAAGGTGTAAAATTTGCTTTGTGGAGCCCAACAACCCATCAATTAAATTTGATTATGGATGAACGTAAAACGGATTTGAAAGCTATTCAAGACAATATTTTAGATGTTGGTCATGATATTTTATTAGAAGATGATAAAAAAATTATAGCGAAAGATGAGGCTTATAATTCTGTGCATCCTTGTTGTAAATACAGAGATGAAGAAATTATAAAAACCCATGAAGGAGAGTTGAAAAAGGTTAAAAAACAAGAGTAA